A region from the Aegilops tauschii subsp. strangulata cultivar AL8/78 chromosome 5, Aet v6.0, whole genome shotgun sequence genome encodes:
- the LOC109732153 gene encoding thioredoxin M-type, chloroplastic: MALETCLRGWALHAPQAGIRERLSSGSYAPSRPRTAAPAVVSPSPYKYALVAARRPSRFVCKCKNVVDEVIVADEKNWDNMVIACESPVLVEFWAPWCGPCRMIAPVIDELAKDYVGKIKCCKVNTDDCPNIASTYGIRSIPTVLMFKDGEKKESVIGAVPKTTLCTIIDKYIGS; the protein is encoded by the exons ATGGCCTTGGAGACATGCCTCAGAGGCTGGGCCCTGCACGCGCCCCAGGCTGGCATCAGGGAACGGCTTAGCAGTGGCAGCTACGCGCCATCCCGGCCAAggaccgccgcccccgccgtcgtcTCGCCGTCCCCATACAAGTACGCTCTGGTGGCGGCACGGCGGCCGTCTCGCTTCGTCTGCAAGTGCAAGAACGTCGTCGACGAAG TGATTGTGGCTGACGAGAAGAATTGGGATAACATGGTGATCGCGTGCGAGTCGCCGGTGCTGGTGGAGTTCTGGGCGCCATGGTGCGGGCCGTGCCGGATGATTGCCCCGGTGATCGACGAACTGGCAAAGGACTACGTGGGCAAGATCAAGTGCTGCAAGGTGAACACGGACGACTGCCCAAACATCGCATCCACCTACGGCATCCGGAGCATCCCCACCGTGCTCATGTTCAAGGACGGCGAGAAGAAGGAGAGCGTCATCGGCGCCGTCCCGAAGACCACCCTCTGCACCATCATCGACAAGTACATCGGCAGCTAA